From one Eucalyptus grandis isolate ANBG69807.140 chromosome 9, ASM1654582v1, whole genome shotgun sequence genomic stretch:
- the LOC104419513 gene encoding GDSL esterase/lipase 4: MSAPDLHILFVAVFASILLLSRCDIDRPQHDVALFIFGDSLYDAGTNNYINTTASYRANFPPYGETFFRYPTGRFTNGRLMVDFIAEYAKLPPIPSYLQQKNGEFVGGANFASGGAGALPETHQGYVVDLGTQLKQFEKLVKDLKRKLGDEKAKRMVSEGVYMVSIGGNDYMYPVVNNPALFQSISMEDYVGMVVGNISTVLEGIYKVGARKFGFLAVPPVGCLPALRLVTGNGSCLRPAIKLTKLHNVAFPATLAKLESQLQGFKYSLFDVYTSWIERIQYPSKYGFKEGKSACCGSGPYGGNNSCGGMRGVKEYSLCPNPKEYVFFDSYHPTERVHQQFAQLMWSGRLRTTKPYNLEALFKHGNI, encoded by the exons ATGTCGGCTCCGGATCTCCACATCCTTTTCGTTGCCGTCTTCGCCAGCATTCTCCTCTTGTCTCGCTGCGACATTGATCGACCACAACATGACGTCGCTCTGTTCATCTTCGGCGACTCACTCTACGACGCTGGGACCAACAACTACATAAACACTACTGCGTCTTACAGGGCAAACTTCCCTCCTTATGGCGAGACTTTCTTCCGCTATCCGACTGGCAGATTCACTAACGGCCGTCTTATGGTTGATTTTATTG CTGAATATGCGAAGCTACCACCGATCCCATCATATCTCCAGCAAAAGAACGGCGAATTTGTGGGAGGGGCGAATTTCGCATCTGGTGGAGCTGGCGCTTTACCCGAAACTCACCAAGGATAT GTGGTGGATCTCGGGACTCAGCTCAAGCAGTTCGAGAAACTGGTGAAGGATCTGAAGAGGAAGCTGGGGGACGAGAAGGCAAAGAGAATGGTTTCGGAGGGCGTTTACATGGTCAGCATCGGAGGCAACGATTACATGTACCCGGTTGTCAACAATCCAGCTCTGTTTCAGTCCATTTCTATGGAGGATTACGTGGGGATGGTGGTTGGCAACATTAGCACTGTCCTTGAG ggtATATATAAAGTTggagcaagaaaatttgggttttTGGCAGTTCCACCTGTTGGGTGCCTCCCAGCCCTTCGATTGGTAACCGGAAATGGTTCTTGTTTGAGACCGGCCATCAAGCTAACGAAGCTTCACAACGTAGCTTTTCCCGCAACTCTCGCCAAGCTAGAATCTCAATTGCAGGGATTCAAGTACTCCCTCTTTGACGTGTACACTTCCTGGATTGAAAGAATCCAATACCCATCAAAATATG GTTTCAAGGAAGGGAAATCGGCGTGTTGCGGCTCGGGTCCCTACGGGGGGAACAATAGCTGCGGAGGCATGAGAGGGGTGAAGGAGTACTCGTTGTGCCCTAATCCCAAGGAGTATGTGTTCTTCGATTCCTACCATCCAACTGAGAGAGTTCATCAGCAATTTGCGCAGTTGATGTGGAGTGGACGTTTGCGCACAACCAAGCCTTATAATTTGGAAGCATTGTTCAAACATGGGAACAtttga